A window of Sodalis praecaptivus genomic DNA:
GCACATCGGCCTGGTGTTCGAGGATATACCGGCAGGCGATTTGCTCGTCCAGCGAGGATTGCTGCGACAGCGTGGTCAGAGAGTAAGCGCCCGGCAGATCGACCAGCGTAATATGCTGTGCGGCGGTGGTGAAAAAGCCTTCTTTACGTTCCACCGTAACGCCGGCCCAGTTACCGACCCGCTGGCGGGCGCCGGTCAACTGGTTGAACAGGGTGGTTTTGCCGGCGTTGGGATTACCGATCAAGGCCACAGTGCGTGTAGTGATCATGAATAAAACCTGTAAGCAGTGACAAATACAAACGGATTACCCCGGGCGCACGGCGCGTTCGGAGCAGGGCGGGTCAATGGTCGGCACGGCTCAATAGCAGCAATGACAGATCTTTTTTTCGCAATACCAGCTGTACCCGCCGCACCTCGATTTGCACGGGATCGCCCAGCGGGGCGACGCGCACCACCTGGAACGAACTGCCGGGCAACATGCCAAGGGACAGCATTTTTTGCCGAAAGGCGGGAGGGATCTCTTTGGCATAGCCGGTAATTTTATAATGGTGCTGCAATTGCAGTTGCATAGTGACCTTCTTGATGGTGACCGAAAGCACGGCGGAAACGGTAAATACCCCGGCGTCCGGGGGTATGATTTGTCAGAACGGACAGGCGCAGTGTTAATTAATGCAAATGGTAAAAGTAATAGTTATCAATAACAATAATTTTATCACCTTATCACCCGCGCTAAATAAAACAAACCATCAACCAAATTCTTTTTTTCAGCGGCGATCGCAAAAATCTATTCCCTGCGGTTTGATGCAGTGCACTGTATTTACAGTATTTAAGTTTTTTAAGCGTCTCGAAGATTCCGGGCGATAGCGTGGGGTTCGTCTATTTTTATTAGCCATGGCGCACGGCGGAAAATGAAAATAACCCTGTGCCAATAGGCAGTAAATATTAAATAAGCGTCGAAAAATAGTGTAATGAAAATATTATGTTAATTATTAAAACTTGATGTAATTATCGCCCGCATAGTGAATATAGAAATAATTATAATATTAATTTATTTACCAGTCCTCCATTCTGTGGCCGTGGTAAACACCAATGTGAGCCTAACCGCACCGGTGCCGCCGATGCCGAGAAAAAGCCGCACGGAGACCCTCACCCTGGACGTTAGGGAGACGGCGGACAGGACCGGCGCTGCGCGCCCCACCCGCAGTTAAGGCGCGCTGACCCGCGAGAGGCGCTAAATGGCAGGGGACTGGGGGCGTCGCCCAGGCAGGGCGCAGGCCCGTATTCACAGGGCGTTTAGCGCCGGTCTACCGCCCGTCAATTAGGGCGCAGGCCCCTATCCACAGGGCGTTTAGCGCCGGTCTACCGCCCGTCAGCTAGGGCGCAGGCCCGTATTCACAGGACGTTTAGCGCCGGTCTACCGCCCGTCAATTAGGGCGCAGGCCCCTATCCACAGGGCGTTTAGCGCCGGTCTACCGGCGCACAGGGATGATGGGGCCCGTCTCTACGGCCCCGCCGTTGTTAACGCCGTTTGCCCAGCGCGGCCGCCAGCGCATCGCTCATCGCGCTATTGCCGCCCGCGGCATTACCGGATTGGCGGCCGCCGCCGCGAGCGGGGGGACGAGACGCCGTTGCGCCGTTGTCCCGCCGGCGTTCACCTATATCCCGGCGCGCCGGCGCCTCCCCCGGCTGTTCGTCGAGCCGCATGGTCAAGGCGATGCGTTTGCGCGCCATATCGACGTCCATGACTTTCACTTTGACAATATCGCCGGCTTTCACCACCTTGTGCGGATCGTCGATGAACCGATCGGACAGAGAGGAGATATGCACCAACCCGTCCTGATGTACGCCGATATCCACGAATGCGCCAAAGTTGGTCACGTTGGTCACCGTACCCTCGAGCACCATACCCTGCGTAAGATCCTGGAGCGTTTCCACGCCGTCGGCGAAGGTGGCGGTTTTGAACTCGGGCCGCGGGTCGCGTCCCGGCTTTTCCAGCTCTTTGATGATATCGGTGACGGTGGGCAAACCGACGCGCTCATCGGTAAAACGGGACGGACTCAGGCCGCGCAACGTAGACGGATCGCCCATCAAATCGCTTAACGATTTCTCCGTGGCCTGTAAAATCCGCTCTACCACCGGATAACTCTCCGGATGCACGGTAGAGGCGTCAAGCGGGTTGTCGCCGTGATTGATGCGCAGGAAGCCGGCGCATTGCTCAAAGGCCTTGGGGCCTAAGCGGGGGACTTTCAGCAGCTGTTGACGGTCGCGGAAACGG
This region includes:
- the feoA gene encoding ferrous iron transporter A, which encodes MQLQLQHHYKITGYAKEIPPAFRQKMLSLGMLPGSSFQVVRVAPLGDPVQIEVRRVQLVLRKKDLSLLLLSRADH